A stretch of DNA from Desmospora activa DSM 45169:
TACGTCATCTTCTCCGATCCGGAACTGGCCTATACCGGCCTGACGGAGCAAGAGGCAAAAGAGCAGGGCTATGACGTCAGTGTCAGCCGATTCTCCTTTGCCGCCAACGGTCGTGCACTCTCTTTGGATGCCGCCGACGGTTATTTCCAAGTGGTTGCCGACAAAGAGACGAAACAGATTATCGGCGCTCAAATCGTGGGTCCAGAAGCATCCAGTTTGATCTCTGAAGTGGTACTGGCGATCGAGATGGGAGCCAACGCCGAAGATATCGCCTTGACGATCCATGCTCATCCCTCCCTGCCGGAAACCTTTATGGAAGCAGCAGAGGGAATCGTCGGAAACGCCATTCATATGGTGAACAAATAAGCCTATAGTAACGACAACACCCTCGGATATGTTCGAGGGTGTTTTTATTATGATAGTAAGTTGCCTCGTCTGTAAGCCTTGGTTAGCGAGTATGGAAAACCTAAAAACGTGGGAGTCATCGGAAACGAAAAATGGATCGAGGACATCTATCCAAGAATCGTGTTGAGTCGCAATGTGCGCCCATTTTTAAAAAATGCTTAGACGATGTCCACAACGGAGGAGCATACGAAACCATATGCGCTATATCTGGAGACAAAGTGGGGATACTTTCGACTGATCCGGTATCCTCCCCGATTTTCCGGTCATAAGTAAGCACCCCGGGTTCGGGGTGCATTGGCACAGGAGTGATCTTTTGTTACTGTATTAATAACAACTTTTAATGAACTTTCTTTTGCGCTGCATGATTGGCCGGTCCCTGTGCGAGGGGAGCGGCTTTTTTCTTGCGCTTCAACAAGAAGTGGGGGATAATCCCGGCAGGCACCGGCAGCTCTTCCTGAACAGGGCTGATGGGTTGCTTGCGAACGAAACGCATGGTGGGCACTCCTTTCTTTCTGTAGCAAAAAGTTGTGATCGGGAGTAATACTCCCTACCTAAAAGATAACTTCTTATAACGAGATGTCAATAGGTTTTTTTGAGAAGTATGCCCTTTTTTCGGTTTTTTTATTTTGCAAAAGGGAAAAAGGGATGGGAAGTACGGAAAATAAAGCGTTAACAGACAACGTTGCTGGTGAAGTACAAATGAGGAGGGATAGTAACAGTTAATTCAAGTGTATAAATAACACAGGGGGAAGTGGATCGAGTTGTAGTTCTTTACAAAGATCGTCTGATACGTTTGGGATTTGAGCTAATCGAATATATAGCATCTTTGTATGATTGTCAGATCGAGATCATTGATCACACAGAGAAAACAGAAGAACAAGAACTTGTAGAAGATCTAGTTCAAATCGTGACAGTGTCTAGTTGTAAGTTACACGGCAAGCGTGCTAATAAAGCCAAAAGGTTAGTCAAGGAGTTGGCTAACGATGATTAAAGCCTACAAAATCCGATTAACCCCTAGCAATAAACAGCGTACACAGTTAGAACAATCGGCACATGTAGCAAGATGGGCATACAACTGGGCACTGAATCAGAAAAAATCCCATTATAAGGAGACGAAAGAGCTATAACCAAGGAGATTTGCGGAAACATCTGACTCAACTGAAAAAAACGGATGAATACAAGTGGTTATACAAGTTCAGCAACAACATAACCAAACAGGCAATCAAAGATTGTGATGAAGCATTTAAACGGTTTTTTAAGGGCCTATCGAGGTTCCCGAGATTTAAGAGCCGAAGACAATCAAAGTGGAGTTTCTACAACGACCCATACAAAGTGAAGTTGGAACCAAACCGAATCCGACTCGAAAAGATCGGTTGGATACGGTTAGCAGAAACAGGTTACTTGCCAGAAGAATTTAAGCCGTTATCCTATCGGATCAGCAAAGAAGGAATCCATTGGTTTGTTTCCATCACAGTAGAAATTCCTGATTACGTGGATCATTCCAAGCCCACTAATCAGCCCGTCGGGGTGGACTTAGGGATAAAAACACTCGCCACACTCAGCACAAGTAAGGCATTTAAAAACATCAATAAATCAGGCAAAGTGAAACGACTAGAGAAGCGTTTCAAACGGTTGCAAAGGAGGGCTTCTCGTAAATACCAACTGAACAAGGAGGGAAACCGTTACCGGAAAACACGCAACCTTATAAAACTCGAAAAGAGCATAGCTAAGTTAAGAAGCCGCATCAACAACACCCGAAAGAACTTCATTCATCAAATGACAACTGAGATCGTGAAAACCAAGCCTTCTCATATTGTCATTGAGGATTTGAATGTCAACGGGATGATGAAGAAAAAACACCTTGCAAAGCACATTCAACAGTGCAACTTCTATGAAATCAGACAGCAACTGGAGTATAAATGCAAGTGGTACAACGTTGAGCTAATGATTGTTGATCGTTGGTATCCCTCAAGCAAAACATGTTCTAGTTGTGGTCAAATCCATAAAGAACTGAAGTTATCAGACCGTTGGATGAAATGCGACTGCGGGCTCAACATAGATCGGGACTTAAATGCCGCGATTAACTTAGCTAAATTAGCGTCTTAGTCATTACAAGACAACGCTAATATGTACCGTGAGTTACATGGAAATTTATGCCTGTGGAGTGTTATAGCAAACCGTTGTAGGGAGTAAGTGCCGAAGCGGGACACGATGAATCAGGAAGAAAACATAAACTCTTTGTAGAGTTTTGTAAGTTTTTCGTAACGGTACGCCATGGAAACATCCATCCAGATTGAGGTACGACCGACAGAGATTGATGTGATGGGCCATGTAAACAATGCAAAATACCTGGAATATATGGAGTGGAGTCGGGAAGACTGGTACAACCGGAGCGGGCTTCCCTTTGATGTATTTACCGAAATGAATATCGGTACAGTGACCGTCAACATCAACATCAATTATCGCAAAGAGGCGCGACTGGGAGAAAAGTTGACGATTTTTACTCGCCCGATTCAAAAAGGACGCACCAGTTATGTGTTGGAACATATCATCATCAACGAACAGGGGGAGCGGGTGGCGGATGCGACGGTGACCAGTGTTACCATCGATTTAGAAAAAAGAAAGAGCGTCCCGTTGCCGACGCCGTTGGCGCAACGATTTGACGCTCGAGATGGTTAACCATCGTCACCGGGATTTGCGCAGATCGCCCAGTTCCGCCAGTATACCGTCCAATTCCATCATCGTGAGATTTCCTTTTTTTCTTTCCACCATGTCGTATAGATCTTTGATCTCTTCGTACTGATCCAGTTCAAAATCATCGGGATCGATTAAACCGGCATTGACCAGCTTTAAGTGCCCTTTTATCGCTTCGATCATATAGGTGATGTTTTCCTTGCTCGGTTGCTCTAAATTCATCAAACCGCTCCTCTCGCTGCTCAGCTTTTCTCATTGTATTAGAAATCACGCAACTTGCCTACCCATGTTGAAAGGGGGGAAGGGATTTTTAAGTCTGCGTGCTCTTGCTGTTTGCAAACAATTGTGGGAACGAATCTGACTGAGAATTGTGTCATGGAGGTGAGTGCAGTGCAGCCGGATGCGCGAGAGTCACCTCTGTTTACACAGTTTCTCTACCATTTCAATGTTGACCGCGATTATTATGAGTGTCATGAAGTGTTGGAGGAGCTGTGGATGGAGGAAGGGAGAGATCCTCTGTACCAAGGACTGTTGCAAGTGGCTGTCGCTTTGTTCCATTGTCGTAACGGCAATGATAATGGCGCCCGCAAGTTGTTTCGTAAGGCGTTGGCCAAACTGCGTCAACAACCGGGAGACAGCTTGGGGATCAATTTGGCCCGTTTGCGCCAAGATTGCACAAGGTACTTGGAGCGACTGGAACAGGTGGAACAAAAACCGTTTCCCTTTTATAATCTCACCATCGATATACTGGACCCTCAACTTCAAAAACGGGTGGGGGAGTTGACTGCCAGCGCTTCTAATGGAAGGGAGGTGGACTTGTGAACGCCATCCGCTTGCTGGATACCCATTGTCATGGGGATCAATTGCTGCCGGATTCGATGTTAAGGGCGCAACAAGAACCAACGAATGAGAGCGAAACATTCACGGACACGGTGGTAGGGGATCCATAGACGTTTGCTGGCACAAGGGGCCGGCACGATATCGATTCCCTGTCGGCGGGCATGTAGACAGGCACGGTACATATGATAGTCGTGAGTGATTAAAAAGCATGTCCGCAAGTGGTGCCGTTCCAAAATCAGGCGGGCAAAAGCGAGGTTTTGCGCGGTGTTGACGGAATTTTCCTCCAGTAGAATAGCGGGAGCGGGGATTCCGCGCTCGATCAGATATCGCTTCATCGCTTGCGCCTCGCTGATTTGACGGCGGAGGGAACCGCCGCAACAGAGAAAGGTGGAAAATCGCCCTTCCTGGTACAGGGCGAGGGCGTAATCCAGCCGCTCCTGCAGGGCAGGGCTGGGTTGATCGCCTTGTAGCGCCGCTCCCAGGACGATTCCCGATTCGCGTGTAGATCCGGTTAACGCCTGTTGGCGAAACGCGATAACACGGGTGTATAACCGTAAAAACACGAATAGGAAGAGAAGCGTTGCCGGGGCAAACCACCACCACCCGTTCATTTCTCACTAACCCCTTCCGTTCGCGGTGTCGGGCAAGCGGAAGTAAAAGGAGGATGGGGATGAAAGACGGAAAATGTGTTCGTCTCCTTCTGCCAGTCGATCACAATTCCATCCAGCCATGTTTTCTCATGCGGCAGGCAAGTAAAAGGAACCTCCGAAGCTTTCGTTTGAAACATGCCCGGTTGTACCTCCGTCATTTCAAGGGCAAAAGAGGGGGTACTGCAACCGGAAGTGAGAGGTACCACACGGATTGCCAAGCGATCGGCGTCCGGTTCCTGCATTAAGAGGGCGGTTAAACGAGCGGCGGCCATTTGACTGATATGAATGTTCATGATGCGCGATCCTCTCCGCTTTCTAACAAGGTATCAGCTTCAACGTTACTATAGCAGATATCGAAGAGGGGCAAAAGAGCGCGGCAACTAGTCACTAAACAAATAAAAGGAGGAATCGGGATGATGAGCCACCCCCAAACATTTCGCGCATGGATGGTGAATCAGGCGGATAATGACTTTTCCATGGAACTAAAGGAGCTGACCCTCAATGATCTGCCTGTAGGAGATGTATTGGTAAAAGTGGAATATTCCGGGGTCAACTACAAAGACGGATTGGCCAGTATACCTCGTGGACGCGTGGTGGAATCTTATCCGATGGTTCCGGGAATCGATCTGGCCGGTCGGGTGGTCGAATCCCAGGATGCTCGTTATCACGTGGGGCAGGAAGTGATTGTGGCCAGTGCTGAATTGGGGGTTTCCCACTTTGGCGGCTACAGTGAATACGCCCGTGTGCCGGGGGATTGGATTGTGCCGTTGCCTGCGGGTCTCACTTTGAAAGAAGCGATGGTCCTAGGCACCGCCGGTTTTACCGCCGCTATGTCAGTCGAACGGATGGAGGAAAACGGACTGACTCCGGAAAAGGGACCAGTGTTGGTGACTGGTGCCACTGGTGGTGTAGGAAGTACAGCGGTTGCCATGCTGGCGCAAAAAGGATATACCGTGGCCGCCAGCACGGGAAAAACCGATGCCGATGCGTTTCTGCGTGATCTAGGCGCCACTGAGATTTTGCGGCGGGATGAGGTAAAGCCGAACCCCAAGCGTCCCCTGGCCAAAGCGCGATGGGGAGGAGCGGTGGACCCTGTCGGTGGGGAGGCGCTCTCCTATCTGTTGAGTACCACACGTTTTGGTGGATCGGTGGCGGTGAGCGGGTTGACGGGTGGAACCTCTTTTACCAGTACGGTTTTTCCCTTCATTTTACGGGGGATCAATTTATTGGGGATCGATTCCGCTCATATCGGCAATGATTATCGCCGTCGCATATGGGGTCGATTAGCTTCAGACCTAAAGCCCCAAGCCTTGCTGGAACGGATTCATACCGCCGAGGTGACACTGGAAGAGCTGCCTCATTCGCTGTCCACCATTTTAAAGGGCGAAATCCGAGGCCGTACTTTGGTTCATTTGTCTAAGTAAAGTGTAATCGATTCTTTTTCAATGGATAACTGGAGCTCACTTGCCAAAAACAGACGAACTCGGTAAGATGTTGGATATGTTCCAGCAAGCGTTTTTATATAGAATGTATATACAGAAAGAGATGGTCAGTTGAGGGGGAGAAGTGTGTGAAACGGTTATGGCTTGGAGTAGCTGCCTGTGCTTTGTTATTGGGAGGTTGCGGCAAAACGAGTACTGAAGACGATCAGATGTCGATTGGAAAGCAGTTAATGAAAAAAGAGCCGCCTAAAGTTAAGCTGGAAACAGATGAAGCGGTAAGCCAAGCATGGAAAGAAAAGGGTAAAACAAAAGCACACGGAGCGCTTGTGTTGAAAAACAAAGGGAAGACGCCGGTTGAGGTTCATTCCGTGCGCTTGGATTTTAAGGATGAACAAGGAAAGGTTTTGGCAAAGGAAGATATTTTAGCCGTGGTGCCCAAAATCGTCAAACCGGGTGAAAATGTGCATATTGGCGCAACGACGGATTTGCAGGTGTCCGATCCGGATAGACTGGAAACAGTTACTCCTACGATTGAAGCGGAGCCGGCATGGAAAGATCCTGCCAATGTGGAAGCGAAGCAGGTAGAGTGGAAAATGGGCCAAGATCAGATGGGAACAGTGGAAGGCTCCTTGATTAACAGTAGCGGGGAACATGTCACTGATCTCTTCGTTACCGCCTCACTCCGTGATGAGGAAGGAAAATTGCTGGGTGTGGTAAACGACTATCTAAATGTTTCCCTTAAACCGGAAGAAAAAGAGGCATTTAAGCTGCGAAGTGGAAACATCCCTGCCGATACGATAAAAGAAGTCTCCGAAGTGGACGTCCAGGCGTACCCTTTATTTCGGGAAGAGGAATAGAGCAAACTGAGTGATGATAAACCATCAAAGCCTGAGCCGCTCGCTCAGGCTTTCGTTTGTTGGGAGGAACATTGGCGCGAAGTCGGAAATTTGACCATACAGCAGTCACCTGCGCGGGGAGCTGTACTTGACACGGGTTTGTGACACAGGGGAGAAATGGTTGACGCCACACGTGATATACTGGGGACAAGAGAACGGATTAAAGGGTGAAATAAGAATGGATCAACAAACAGAAAACAACCAAAATCAAGGGTTTCACTATACGCCGTGGGTGGTGGGCCTCACCATTGCCATCAATCTGATCATATTGATCTTGTTTCTCTTGCCGGAAGCAGATCGATTTAGCCACCTCGATCTCACCTTTCTGCCGATGATGAATGCCATTTTTAACAGCTTCACCACTGTATTCCTGGCAGCGGCGCTTTTCTTTATCAAACGGAAAAACATTACGATGCATCGCCGCTTTATCTATGCGGCATTTGGATCGACGAGCCTGTTTTTGATCACCTACCTCATTTATCATGGGTTGGCGGAGTCCACCCGCTATGGGGGCAGTGGCATCCTGGCGGCGATCTATTATTTCATTCTGATCACACACATCATTTTAGCCGCGGTCATCGTACCCTTGGCTTTAATCTCTTTTTTCCGTGGGATCAACATGAAAGTGGAAAAACATCGCAAGATCGCGCGCTGGACGATGCCCTTGTGGCTTTATGTCAGTATTACCGGTGTGATCATTTACCTGATGATCTCTCCTTATTATTGAGTAGTGGGCCAACCATAGGGTTGGCTTTTGCTTTTCCAGCGGAAGGAACGGATCGGGGCGGTGACGAAGGAAAATAGGTGAATAAGCAAAGGAATCGAAAGGGGATTTATGCATGATTGACGATTGGGATCAGATGTATGCCAGTGGAGAGTACAGTCATCATTGGGATTACGCTTATCCCTCACAAGAGTTGGTCGCTTTCGTCGCTTCCATCGCTTTTCCCCCGGATGCCTGTGCG
This window harbors:
- a CDS encoding acyl-CoA thioesterase, with amino-acid sequence METSIQIEVRPTEIDVMGHVNNAKYLEYMEWSREDWYNRSGLPFDVFTEMNIGTVTVNININYRKEARLGEKLTIFTRPIQKGRTSYVLEHIIINEQGERVADATVTSVTIDLEKRKSVPLPTPLAQRFDARDG
- a CDS encoding DUF1128 domain-containing protein translates to MNLEQPSKENITYMIEAIKGHLKLVNAGLIDPDDFELDQYEEIKDLYDMVERKKGNLTMMELDGILAELGDLRKSR
- a CDS encoding DUF309 domain-containing protein yields the protein MQPDARESPLFTQFLYHFNVDRDYYECHEVLEELWMEEGRDPLYQGLLQVAVALFHCRNGNDNGARKLFRKALAKLRQQPGDSLGINLARLRQDCTRYLERLEQVEQKPFPFYNLTIDILDPQLQKRVGELTASASNGREVDL
- a CDS encoding YdcF family protein, producing MNGWWWFAPATLLFLFVFLRLYTRVIAFRQQALTGSTRESGIVLGAALQGDQPSPALQERLDYALALYQEGRFSTFLCCGGSLRRQISEAQAMKRYLIERGIPAPAILLEENSVNTAQNLAFARLILERHHLRTCFLITHDYHMYRACLHARRQGIDIVPAPCASKRLWIPYHRVRECFALIRWFLLRP
- a CDS encoding acryloyl-CoA reductase: MSHPQTFRAWMVNQADNDFSMELKELTLNDLPVGDVLVKVEYSGVNYKDGLASIPRGRVVESYPMVPGIDLAGRVVESQDARYHVGQEVIVASAELGVSHFGGYSEYARVPGDWIVPLPAGLTLKEAMVLGTAGFTAAMSVERMEENGLTPEKGPVLVTGATGGVGSTAVAMLAQKGYTVAASTGKTDADAFLRDLGATEILRRDEVKPNPKRPLAKARWGGAVDPVGGEALSYLLSTTRFGGSVAVSGLTGGTSFTSTVFPFILRGINLLGIDSAHIGNDYRRRIWGRLASDLKPQALLERIHTAEVTLEELPHSLSTILKGEIRGRTLVHLSK
- a CDS encoding FxLYD domain-containing protein, whose translation is MKRLWLGVAACALLLGGCGKTSTEDDQMSIGKQLMKKEPPKVKLETDEAVSQAWKEKGKTKAHGALVLKNKGKTPVEVHSVRLDFKDEQGKVLAKEDILAVVPKIVKPGENVHIGATTDLQVSDPDRLETVTPTIEAEPAWKDPANVEAKQVEWKMGQDQMGTVEGSLINSSGEHVTDLFVTASLRDEEGKLLGVVNDYLNVSLKPEEKEAFKLRSGNIPADTIKEVSEVDVQAYPLFREEE
- a CDS encoding DUF420 domain-containing protein, whose protein sequence is MDQQTENNQNQGFHYTPWVVGLTIAINLIILILFLLPEADRFSHLDLTFLPMMNAIFNSFTTVFLAAALFFIKRKNITMHRRFIYAAFGSTSLFLITYLIYHGLAESTRYGGSGILAAIYYFILITHIILAAVIVPLALISFFRGINMKVEKHRKIARWTMPLWLYVSITGVIIYLMISPYY